A portion of the Cryptomeria japonica chromosome 5, Sugi_1.0, whole genome shotgun sequence genome contains these proteins:
- the LOC131875913 gene encoding uncharacterized protein LOC131875913, with the protein MLEDPVSLKELKETIFGLGGEKVLGPNDFQAFSYQFFWDLLSGELLAVVEESRTRGFILKEFNCTLVVLIPKKDKPVGFEELCPISLCNTIYKIISNVVANMLKLISCEQSGFTPGRNIIDGIIVAHEEIHMAMKSRQRRMMLKLDIQKAYDRVDRSFLLVVLAKFGFSKCWIKWIYSMVMQFNASILVNGSPQASIQEAAVMKQVLDRFSWATGQEINWQKSKIFFFHTEAGSQRAIARLFGIRIGQLPGKFLGTLLFAGAGMIEIWKGLLDGCKAKMEGWKSKWLTLDQDKIPLMAWDRVYKPKGGGGAGLRYWKLNNEAMGVNLVWQMYSKPKQRWNSWDGCPSLDIRAPQRIIQKTIQHWGNKVSDILVQDSLELGQQMTWKDPCDLDLEEVDQRLMRNILASKEVMSSREEGEILWCGAKSGIYSIKMGYALLEAEGKKVDWEAKFFWNNTCLPKASAFSWLAGTNRVLTGDRLKRMGFAGPFHCMLCKMEEEDVDHILLKYYFSQEAWCFGLQRLSWKGSLAGKLCDWLDSWPTLHNSSTFAAIWKVMPSTIMWEVWKEQNRRLFEDKSEPMECFLIKLERVISELVSNATSQVKMAKTPFTQFDVGILVRWPLIKFRPTNGILRANPPKKGKKSQEWVPLDKD; encoded by the exons ATGCTTGAGGATCCCGTCTCTCTGAAGGAATTGAAAGAAACTATTTTTGGTTTGGGAGGGGAGAAAGTGCTGGGCCCGAATGACTTTCAGGCTTTCTCCTACCAGTTCTTTTGGGATTTGCTTAGTGGCGAGCTATTGGCGGTGGTTGAAGAGTCAAGGACTAGGGGTTTTATTCTGAAAGAATTCAATTGTACTCTGGTGGTTCTTATCCCAAAGAAAGATAAACCAGTGGGCTTCGAGGAATTATGTCCAATTTCACTGtgtaacactatttataaaatcatttcaaaTGTTGTTGCCAACATGCTCAAACTGATTTCTTGTGAACAGAGTGGTTTCACTCCGGGGAGGAATATTATTGATGGGATTATTGTGGCTCATGAGGAAATTCACATGGCCATGAAGAGCAGACAGAGAAGAATGATGTTAAAGCTTGACATtcagaaagcctatgatagagttgacaGGTCTTTTCTTTTGGTTGTGCTTGCCAAGTTCGGCTTTAGTAAGTGTTGGATTAAGTGGATTTATAGTATGGTAATGCAGTTCAATGCTTCAATTTTAGTTAATGGTAGCCCTCAAG CCTCCATCCAAGAAGCAGCGGTGATGAAACAAGTGCTTGATAGATTTAGCTGGGCCACTGGACAGGAGATAAATTGGCAAAAATCAAAGATATTTTTCTTTCACACAGAAGCTGGCTCTCAGAGGGCCATAGCCAGACTCTTTGGTATCAGAATTGGACAGCTCCCTGGGAAATTCCTTGGTACGCTACTCTTTGCTGGAGCAGGTATGATAGAGATTTGGAAAGGGCTTCTTGATGGTTGCAAAGCAAAAATGGAGGGTTGGAAAAGTAAATGGCTCACATTG GATCAGGACAAAATTCCTTTAATGGCTTGGGATAGAGTGTATAAACCCAAAGGGGGAGGAGGTGCGGGGCTCCGCTACTGGAAGTTAAATAATGAAGCTATGGGGGTGAATCTAGTGTGGCAGATGTACAGTAAGCCGAAGCAGAGATGG AATTCTTGGGATGGTTGCCCATCTCTGGATATTAGGGCTCCCCAGCGAATTATCCAAAAGACCATCCAACATTGGGGAAACAAAGTGAGTGATATTTTGGTCCAAGACTCTCTTGAACTGGGACAACAAATGACTTGGAAGGATCCCTGTGATCTAGACTTGGAGGAGGTTGATCAAAGGTTGATGAGGAATATCCTAGCTAGCAAAGAGGTGATGAGTTCTAGGGAGGAAGGTGAAATATTATGGTGTGGTGCGAAGAGTGGTATTTATTCTATTAAGATGGGGTATGCCTTGTTGGAGGCAGAAGGCAAGAAGGTGGATTGGGAAGCCAAGTTTTTTTGGAACAACACTTGTCTGCCAAAAGCAAGTGCTTTCTCTTGGCTGGCGGGCACCAACCGGGTTCTGACTGGAGATAGACTCAAAAGAATGGGGTTTGCGGGCCCCTTCCATTGCATGCTTTGTAAGATGGAGGAGGAAGATGTGGATCATATTCTTCTGAAATACTATTTTTCCCAGGAAGCTTGGTGTTTTGGGTTGCAGAGGTTGAGTTGGAAGGGGTCGTTGGCAGGGAAATTGTGTGATTGGTTGGACTCGTGGCCAACTTTGCATAATTCTTCAACCTTTGCTGCAATTTGGAAGGTAATGCCTTCAACTATAATGTGGGAAGTCTGGAAAGAACAGAATCGAAGACTTTTTGAGGATAAATCAGAACCAATGGAATGCTTTCTGATCAAGTTGGAGAGGGTAATTTCAGAATTAGTCTCTAATGCTACTTCCCAGGTTAAAATGGCAAAGACCCCTTTCACTCAATTTGATGTTGGTATCCTGGTGAGATGGCCTTTGATTAAATTCAGGCCTACTAATGGGATTTTGAGGGCTAATCCTCCTAAGAAGGGCAAGAAAAGTCAGGAGTGGGTTCCGCTAGATAAGGACTAG